Proteins from a genomic interval of Luteolibacter sp. Y139:
- a CDS encoding endo-beta-N-acetylglucosaminidase yields the protein MGKTTRLLRIAAFLIPLIASAVLAADKTYTWFRFTPTRLRDTAQPNSVQLSEFKFYRHGQALNLSQVIVANPGGSNPAAETPAKLIDGDTATKWLDLNRRAVTFRFPSAVTIDSYSFTTANDSAERDPGNWRLEGSDDGATWYLLDEIINGSVPTARLTSTAVFPLNITVPPYTSFWHPDYLLRWTPADDSSADFNRSYVPRATRAVNPALNVNANARPNEGRVAVLTTFGSTSFQPSQGSAVEHFNAYTGWPYTDKLVFWGGSAGEGLILAPSAPVIDAGHRNGVPVLGNVFLPPTAYGGQVHWVRTFIQKNGSEFPVADKLIEVARYYGFDGWFLNQETAGTNSTDAANMRDFISYFRSRAPELEIMWYDAMTSSGSVSWQNALTASNEMFMKYNSQPVSHTMFLNFWWNSTMLADSRTRAVNLGVDPYSIYAGVDVESGGSSTTVDWDAVFPAGQAHRLSLAFYGQQRVFQNSGNPAGFQNAELRFWTGANADPSNTTTSDAWKGLANYIPATSPLRQLPFVTNFNRGQGNRFAVDGTVLATRGWNNLSLQDVLPTWRWIVGSTGANKLQPSLELDDAYYGGTSLKISGVLNGTNDVKLYAASLPVGADTRFRIVYKCNQGVAATRLQVALAFEDAPTTFTYLNVGTAPTAGWNTATFNLGANAGKKIAVIGLRFLGSPAISDYQMRIGRIAVYDGPTTPAAPAPATNLRVVKKDALDADTLAIRLKWDASTTAGIHHYRVVQLLPNGTRRWLGGTPGPAFFIPSVRRLSSEANMTLEVTAVGGDYGVSPVATLTVPIPAGPDVTNRLTGTWVGTAGSWNNGGDTGDKVFDGNLNTFFDAQEDSAWTGLNFGAQRRITAIRYAPRGGWAWRMLLGGVFEGANQADFSDAVTLFKLESEPPDGVYTTVPVSHPGLFRYFRFRSDGHGNVSEVQVYGYAAPVSPAAPTASLSIGSAVVSWGTTAWAASYRIERSATAGGAFTVLAENIASTSFSDATVPAGQRPWYRITAINPIGTSTPSAAAQAQPASPYVAWYLDTFGSETSPAITDLQADPDRDGLPNLLEYAMGLPALTRNAPNFAPAYAGNRVSITYSRNLAATDVPLTVQWTDDLQTWRTDGVTHETLAESNGVRTIRSSAPVGAVGKRFMRLQAGAP from the coding sequence ATGGGAAAGACGACCCGACTTCTCCGCATCGCAGCCTTCCTGATTCCGCTGATTGCTTCGGCGGTCCTTGCGGCGGACAAGACGTATACCTGGTTCCGGTTCACGCCGACGCGCTTGCGAGATACCGCGCAGCCGAACTCGGTCCAGCTTTCCGAGTTCAAGTTCTACCGCCACGGTCAGGCGCTGAATCTTTCCCAGGTCATCGTCGCGAATCCGGGCGGCAGCAATCCTGCGGCGGAGACACCGGCGAAGCTCATCGACGGGGATACGGCCACAAAGTGGCTCGATCTGAATCGCCGGGCTGTGACCTTTCGTTTTCCCAGCGCTGTCACGATCGACTCGTACTCGTTCACGACGGCGAACGACTCTGCCGAGCGCGATCCGGGAAATTGGCGGCTTGAGGGGAGTGACGATGGCGCGACTTGGTATCTCCTTGATGAGATCATCAATGGCTCGGTCCCTACCGCTCGCCTCACTTCCACGGCGGTCTTTCCGCTGAATATCACGGTGCCGCCTTACACCTCGTTCTGGCACCCGGATTACCTGCTGCGCTGGACTCCGGCGGACGATAGCAGTGCGGACTTCAATCGCTCTTACGTGCCCCGTGCCACGCGCGCGGTGAATCCGGCGCTGAATGTGAACGCGAATGCGAGGCCGAACGAAGGGCGGGTTGCGGTGCTTACTACCTTCGGCTCGACCAGTTTCCAGCCATCGCAGGGATCGGCCGTGGAGCACTTCAATGCCTACACTGGCTGGCCCTACACGGATAAGCTGGTCTTCTGGGGTGGTTCGGCGGGCGAGGGGCTCATCCTCGCGCCCTCCGCGCCGGTCATCGATGCGGGGCACCGCAATGGTGTGCCGGTGCTGGGGAATGTCTTCCTTCCGCCCACTGCTTACGGCGGCCAGGTTCACTGGGTGCGGACCTTCATTCAGAAGAACGGCAGCGAGTTTCCGGTGGCTGACAAGCTCATCGAGGTGGCCCGCTATTACGGGTTCGACGGCTGGTTCCTCAATCAGGAAACGGCTGGCACCAACTCGACCGATGCGGCGAACATGCGTGACTTCATCAGCTACTTCCGCAGCCGCGCGCCGGAGCTGGAGATCATGTGGTACGACGCGATGACTTCCAGCGGCAGCGTCTCATGGCAAAACGCGCTCACGGCCAGCAACGAGATGTTCATGAAGTACAACTCGCAGCCGGTGTCGCACACGATGTTCCTGAACTTCTGGTGGAACTCGACGATGCTGGCCGACTCGCGGACGCGTGCGGTGAATCTGGGAGTCGATCCGTATTCGATCTATGCGGGGGTCGATGTGGAAAGCGGAGGCTCCAGCACCACTGTCGATTGGGATGCAGTATTTCCCGCAGGGCAGGCGCACCGGCTGTCGCTTGCGTTCTACGGCCAGCAGCGCGTCTTCCAGAACTCGGGGAATCCGGCTGGGTTTCAGAATGCGGAACTCCGTTTCTGGACAGGAGCGAATGCCGACCCGTCCAATACCACCACGTCCGATGCGTGGAAGGGGCTGGCGAATTACATCCCAGCGACCTCTCCGCTGCGGCAGTTGCCTTTCGTGACGAATTTCAACCGCGGCCAAGGGAATCGCTTCGCCGTCGATGGCACGGTGCTGGCGACCCGCGGGTGGAACAATCTGAGCCTGCAGGACGTACTGCCCACCTGGCGGTGGATCGTTGGTAGCACTGGTGCCAACAAGCTCCAGCCGAGTCTGGAACTGGATGATGCCTACTATGGGGGCACCTCGCTGAAGATCTCCGGGGTGCTGAATGGCACGAATGACGTGAAGCTCTACGCGGCCAGCCTGCCGGTCGGCGCGGACACCCGCTTCCGGATCGTCTACAAGTGCAACCAAGGCGTGGCCGCCACCCGGCTGCAGGTCGCGCTGGCCTTCGAGGATGCGCCGACGACTTTCACCTATCTCAACGTGGGCACTGCGCCCACCGCAGGATGGAATACGGCGACCTTCAATCTTGGCGCGAATGCCGGGAAAAAGATCGCGGTCATAGGCCTGCGCTTCCTGGGCTCTCCGGCGATCAGCGACTACCAGATGAGGATCGGGCGCATCGCCGTTTACGACGGTCCCACCACACCGGCGGCACCGGCACCCGCTACGAACCTGCGGGTGGTGAAGAAGGATGCGCTCGATGCCGACACGCTCGCGATCCGGTTGAAGTGGGATGCTTCCACTACCGCTGGCATTCATCATTACCGGGTCGTGCAGTTGCTTCCGAATGGCACGCGACGCTGGCTGGGTGGTACGCCAGGTCCGGCCTTCTTTATCCCGTCCGTGCGGCGGCTCTCGTCCGAGGCAAACATGACGCTCGAGGTTACCGCGGTCGGTGGTGACTATGGTGTGTCACCGGTGGCGACCTTGACGGTTCCGATTCCTGCTGGGCCGGATGTGACCAATCGCCTCACCGGCACGTGGGTGGGCACGGCGGGGTCCTGGAACAATGGCGGGGATACCGGCGACAAGGTTTTCGACGGGAATCTGAATACCTTCTTCGACGCGCAGGAAGACTCGGCGTGGACCGGTCTGAATTTCGGTGCCCAGCGTAGGATTACTGCCATCCGTTATGCGCCGCGCGGTGGATGGGCTTGGCGGATGCTTTTGGGCGGGGTTTTTGAAGGCGCGAATCAGGCTGACTTCAGCGATGCCGTGACTCTCTTCAAGCTCGAGTCCGAGCCGCCGGATGGGGTCTACACCACGGTGCCGGTCAGCCATCCCGGCCTGTTCCGCTACTTCCGCTTCCGCTCGGATGGGCATGGGAATGTCAGCGAGGTCCAGGTCTACGGCTACGCTGCTCCGGTGAGTCCAGCGGCACCGACCGCTAGTCTCTCGATCGGGAGTGCAGTGGTTTCGTGGGGGACGACTGCTTGGGCTGCCAGCTATCGCATCGAGCGATCCGCCACTGCAGGTGGTGCGTTCACCGTGCTCGCGGAGAATATTGCCAGCACCAGCTTTTCCGATGCGACTGTCCCGGCCGGACAGCGTCCTTGGTACCGGATCACGGCCATCAATCCGATTGGTACGAGCACGCCGTCTGCCGCGGCCCAGGCCCAGCCAGCCTCGCCGTATGTCGCGTGGTATCTCGATACCTTCGGCTCCGAGACCTCGCCGGCCATCACCGACCTGCAAGCCGACCCGGATCGCGATGGCCTGCCGAACCTCCTCGAGTATGCGATGGGTCTGCCAGCGCTCACCCGGAATGCTCCGAATTTCGCTCCGGCCTACGCGGGGAATCGCGTGTCCATCACCTATTCCCGGAATCTCGCCGCCACCGATGTTCCGCTCACGGTCCAGTGGACGGACGATCTCCAGACTTGGCGCACCGACGGCGTAACCCACGAGACGCTCGCCGAGAGCAATGGCGTCCGGACGATCCGTTCGTCTGCTCCGGTGGGTGCGGTGGGCAAGCGTTTCATGCGCTTGCAGGCGGGGGCTCCTTGA
- the rpsR gene encoding 30S ribosomal protein S18, which produces MTEPKTVERRIRFRKSNRKMTTRRHDIPAAEVHFLNPDLLSKFTSETGKILPRRVTGVSAKLHRKITRQIKRSRAVNLMH; this is translated from the coding sequence ATGACCGAACCGAAGACTGTCGAACGCCGGATCCGCTTCCGGAAGTCGAACCGAAAAATGACCACCCGCCGGCACGATATTCCGGCGGCCGAGGTCCACTTCCTGAATCCCGATCTCCTCTCGAAGTTTACTTCGGAGACCGGCAAGATCCTGCCTCGTCGCGTGACCGGTGTTTCGGCCAAGCTGCACCGCAAGATCACCCGTCAGATCAAGCGCTCGCGCGCTGTGAACCTGATGCACTGA
- a CDS encoding alpha-E domain-containing protein codes for MLSRVANSLYWMVRYIERADNLSRLIEVNGQLLLDHERLDSERLRAFWKPIILATGDDELFSELYSDASSGEVIRFLTDDRKNPNSIVSSIAHARENARMVRDQLSEELWEELNSLYLFINSRDGEILLSADPTRYYETIRRATFTFHGIAAASIARSEAWEFMDLGRHLERADKTTRFLDITSFLPEVEDGNGAATFHWTAILRSCGALGAFRAEHRGQPAAKGVVELLMFSNRFPRSVRYCVDRIDRNLHSISGTARGTYANEAERVSGRMLAELSYGSASDVLDSGLHEYLDEAQSRFNQIGEGLFSAYVFPDITDKRPPIPAASVSAAVAWQMSQQQQ; via the coding sequence ATGCTTTCCCGCGTTGCCAATAGTCTCTACTGGATGGTCCGCTACATCGAGCGGGCCGACAATCTCTCCCGTCTGATCGAGGTCAATGGCCAGCTCCTGCTCGATCATGAGCGGCTCGATAGCGAACGCCTGCGCGCCTTTTGGAAACCGATCATCCTCGCCACCGGTGATGATGAGCTGTTCTCCGAACTCTACAGCGACGCTAGCAGTGGTGAGGTGATCCGTTTCCTTACCGATGACCGGAAGAATCCGAACAGCATTGTTTCTTCCATCGCTCATGCCCGTGAGAACGCGCGGATGGTGCGGGACCAGCTCTCGGAGGAGCTGTGGGAAGAGCTGAATTCGCTCTACCTTTTCATCAATTCGCGTGACGGCGAGATCCTGCTTTCGGCCGATCCGACGCGTTATTACGAGACGATCCGTCGCGCGACGTTTACGTTTCACGGGATCGCAGCGGCATCGATCGCGCGCAGCGAGGCATGGGAGTTCATGGATCTGGGCCGCCACTTGGAGCGGGCGGACAAAACGACCCGCTTCCTCGATATCACGAGCTTCCTGCCCGAGGTGGAAGACGGCAATGGTGCCGCGACCTTCCACTGGACGGCGATCCTGCGGTCCTGCGGTGCGCTCGGCGCTTTCCGCGCGGAGCATCGCGGGCAGCCGGCCGCGAAGGGCGTGGTGGAGCTTCTGATGTTCTCGAACCGCTTTCCCCGCTCGGTGCGCTACTGCGTGGACCGGATCGACCGCAACCTGCACTCGATCTCCGGCACAGCCCGCGGAACCTACGCGAACGAGGCGGAGCGTGTTTCCGGCCGGATGCTGGCGGAGCTTTCCTACGGGTCCGCGAGCGATGTTCTGGACAGCGGCCTGCACGAGTATCTCGACGAGGCACAGTCCCGTTTCAATCAGATCGGCGAGGGCCTTTTCAGCGCCTACGTGTTCCCCGACATCACGGACAAGCGGCCGCCCATTCCCGCGGCGAGCGTTTCGGCAGCTGTGGCTTGGCAAATGTCGCAGCAGCAGCAATAG
- the folE2 gene encoding GTP cyclohydrolase FolE2, whose amino-acid sequence MKELKDTQNERDDRNLAIDRVGVKGLRFPVEVRDKGGSAQRTVATVALAVDLPHHYKGTHMSRFVEVLNSHGGFLDVRSMAGLPRELLKRLDARKAHVEFQFPFFRSKAAPVTGQAGLMDYEVRFEVEAIKGGPLDFIVTVMVPVATLCPCSKEISDRGAHNQRGVVTYSVRCKEPVWIEDLIELVERSASCELYSLLKRPDEKAVTERAYDNPVFVEDLVRNVASRSNAHADIEWYKVEAENFESIHNHNAYAVIEKVM is encoded by the coding sequence ATGAAGGAACTCAAGGATACCCAGAACGAGCGGGACGACCGCAATTTGGCCATCGACCGCGTCGGTGTGAAAGGCCTGCGCTTCCCGGTGGAAGTGCGCGACAAGGGCGGCTCGGCCCAACGCACTGTCGCTACGGTGGCGCTCGCCGTCGATTTGCCGCACCACTACAAGGGCACTCACATGAGCCGCTTCGTGGAGGTGCTGAACTCTCACGGCGGCTTCCTGGATGTCCGCTCGATGGCGGGCCTGCCGCGCGAGCTGCTGAAGCGGCTGGATGCGCGGAAGGCGCATGTGGAGTTCCAGTTTCCCTTTTTCCGCAGCAAGGCCGCGCCGGTGACGGGGCAAGCCGGCTTGATGGACTACGAGGTGCGCTTCGAGGTGGAGGCGATCAAGGGTGGGCCGCTGGATTTCATCGTCACGGTGATGGTGCCGGTGGCAACGCTTTGCCCGTGCTCGAAGGAGATCAGCGACCGCGGCGCGCATAACCAGCGTGGAGTGGTGACCTACTCGGTCCGCTGCAAGGAGCCGGTGTGGATTGAGGATCTGATCGAGCTGGTGGAGCGCTCGGCGAGCTGCGAGCTGTATAGCTTGCTCAAGCGGCCGGATGAGAAGGCCGTGACGGAGCGGGCTTACGACAATCCGGTGTTCGTGGAGGACTTGGTGCGGAATGTGGCGTCACGTTCCAATGCGCATGCGGACATTGAGTGGTACAAGGTGGAGGCGGAGAATTTCGAGTCGATCCACAATCACAATGCGTATGCGGTGATTGAGAAGGTGATGTGA
- a CDS encoding transglutaminase family protein encodes MGQPLQPGPIYKVLHRTVFDYDAPVRDSLNTLHLEPRTFPFQRTLSAVVKVLPATRVRRFHDLFENVTHHFEVLGDHRRLEIESRIRIQNLPLIVPQASQQALLHEYRGGDIPEQTWAYLQDSRFVFRHPQIWRQALDITSGIGPVFEQAVAIMHWVHREFRYEAGSTHVNTHIEEAFALRRGVCQDFTHVMLGLCRAIGIPARYASGYLYNGPRDHLLGAQASHAWPEVFFPDVGWIGFDPTNETLADERYIKVAVGRDYDDVAPVRGTYHGTGHCKMSVAVEVEKAE; translated from the coding sequence ATGGGACAACCGTTGCAGCCCGGTCCGATTTACAAGGTCCTTCACCGAACCGTCTTTGACTATGACGCGCCGGTGCGGGACAGCTTGAATACGCTTCATCTGGAGCCGCGGACGTTTCCCTTCCAGCGCACGCTCTCCGCAGTGGTGAAGGTGCTGCCGGCGACGCGGGTGCGGCGATTTCACGACCTCTTCGAGAACGTCACCCATCACTTCGAGGTGCTGGGAGATCACCGGCGGCTCGAGATTGAAAGCCGGATCCGGATTCAGAATCTTCCGCTGATCGTTCCGCAAGCTTCGCAGCAGGCGCTGCTGCACGAGTATCGCGGTGGGGATATTCCGGAGCAGACCTGGGCTTATTTGCAGGATAGCCGATTTGTCTTCCGGCATCCTCAGATTTGGAGGCAGGCGCTGGATATTACTTCGGGCATCGGGCCGGTGTTTGAGCAGGCGGTGGCGATCATGCACTGGGTGCATCGGGAGTTTCGCTATGAGGCGGGCTCCACGCATGTGAACACGCACATCGAGGAGGCTTTCGCGTTGCGGCGTGGGGTTTGCCAGGACTTCACCCATGTGATGCTTGGTTTGTGCCGGGCCATTGGCATTCCGGCGCGCTATGCTTCGGGTTACCTCTACAATGGTCCGCGCGATCATTTGCTCGGTGCGCAGGCCTCGCATGCGTGGCCAGAGGTGTTCTTCCCTGATGTGGGGTGGATCGGATTTGATCCGACGAATGAGACGCTGGCCGATGAGCGGTACATCAAGGTCGCGGTTGGCCGCGACTATGACGATGTCGCTCCGGTGCGCGGCACCTACCATGGAACCGGTCACTGCAAGATGAGCGTGGCGGTGGAGGTGGAGAAGGCGGAGTGA
- a CDS encoding circularly permuted type 2 ATP-grasp protein — MFDAYEANGFFDEMFDESGAVRPHYRTLLNRFSSYPAEDFEARRASCDQHFLRQGVTFNVYHDDRGTERIFPFDPVPRVIPSDEWEHLEAGLTQRIIALNLFLHDIYHEQHILRDGIIPRFYIEEAKHYRPEFRGMNVPKDIYIHICGSDLIRGADGTYFVLEDNGRCPSGASYLLENRNALKRAFPGLFESLGVRPVDSYPRELLNMLHYVSPHREGEPVCVLLTPGCYNSAYFEHCYLAREMGIEIVEGRDLVVMDDFVYMRTTKGLVRVDVIYRRIDDDFLDPTVFRKDSVLGVPGIMRAYQAGNVALANAVGTGVADDKVIYYFVPKIIEYYLGQDPILPNVPTYLASEDSDRKYILEHLPELVVKAANESGGYGMLMGPSATQEEIAKFKDKIIEDPRNFIAQPVVALSRSPTYCDGLMEGRHIDLRPYIIYGDDVKIVPGGLTRVALRKGSLVVNSSQGGGSKDTWVLK; from the coding sequence ATGTTTGACGCCTACGAGGCCAATGGATTTTTCGATGAAATGTTCGACGAAAGCGGAGCAGTCCGTCCCCACTACAGGACGCTGCTGAACCGCTTCTCCAGCTATCCCGCAGAGGATTTCGAGGCGCGACGAGCGTCCTGCGACCAGCATTTCCTGAGGCAGGGGGTCACCTTCAACGTCTATCACGACGACCGGGGCACGGAGCGGATTTTCCCCTTCGACCCGGTGCCGCGGGTGATTCCGTCGGACGAGTGGGAGCACTTGGAGGCGGGACTGACCCAGCGGATCATCGCGCTGAACCTGTTCCTGCACGATATTTATCACGAGCAGCACATCCTGCGGGACGGGATCATTCCGCGGTTCTACATCGAGGAGGCGAAGCACTACCGGCCCGAGTTCCGCGGCATGAACGTGCCGAAGGACATCTACATTCACATCTGCGGGAGCGACCTGATCCGCGGGGCGGATGGGACCTATTTCGTGCTGGAAGACAATGGGCGCTGTCCGTCCGGGGCTTCCTACCTGTTGGAGAACCGGAATGCTTTGAAGCGTGCTTTCCCGGGACTGTTCGAGTCGCTCGGGGTGAGGCCAGTGGATTCCTATCCGCGGGAGCTGCTGAACATGCTGCACTATGTTTCCCCGCATCGCGAAGGGGAGCCGGTGTGCGTGCTGCTGACGCCGGGTTGCTACAATAGCGCCTACTTCGAGCACTGCTATCTGGCCCGTGAGATGGGCATCGAGATCGTAGAAGGCCGCGACCTGGTGGTGATGGATGATTTCGTCTACATGCGCACGACCAAGGGTCTGGTGCGGGTGGACGTGATCTACCGCCGCATCGATGATGATTTCCTAGACCCGACGGTTTTCCGGAAGGACTCGGTGCTCGGCGTGCCGGGTATCATGCGCGCCTATCAGGCGGGCAATGTCGCGCTGGCGAATGCGGTCGGCACCGGCGTGGCGGACGACAAGGTGATCTACTACTTCGTCCCGAAGATCATCGAATACTACCTCGGCCAGGATCCGATCCTGCCGAACGTGCCGACTTACCTCGCGTCGGAGGACAGCGATCGGAAATACATCCTGGAGCACTTGCCGGAGTTGGTCGTGAAAGCGGCGAATGAATCCGGCGGCTATGGGATGTTGATGGGGCCGTCTGCGACGCAGGAAGAGATCGCGAAGTTCAAGGACAAGATCATCGAGGACCCGCGGAACTTCATCGCCCAGCCGGTGGTGGCTCTTTCCCGCTCGCCCACTTACTGCGACGGGCTCATGGAAGGCCGCCACATCGACCTGCGCCCGTACATCATCTACGGGGATGACGTGAAGATCGTCCCTGGCGGATTGACCCGCGTGGCATTGAGAAAAGGTTCGCTGGTTGTGAACTCGTCGCAAGGCGGCGGCAGCAAGGACACCTGGGTTTTGAAATAG
- a CDS encoding DUF1552 domain-containing protein produces MTPRRTFLKGIAATLALPSLPSLAQTVAKAGPPTRMAFIYIPNGVNLDLWRPTGSGKDYAISKTLEPLAELREHFSVLRGLDHDKAFANGDGAGDHARANATFLTGCQARKTAGADIQLGESVDQIAARQIGHLTRLPSLELSTDPARSSGNCDSGYSCAYQFNLSWINDTTPAPAERDPRLVFEKMFGSGNEKEDARRRAYRKSILDFVMADAKRMQSRLGSTDRGKMDEYLTAVRDVEQRIARAEKFRTEVPEDKRPNGVPETYGEHMRMMFDLMHLAFQTDTTRVSTFLLAHDGSNRTFAEVDVNSAHHELSHHRGNPQTLESIGKIDHFYVEQLAYFLKKMRDTPDGEGSLLDHSMIVYGGGIADGNRHNHDDLPVLLAGKGNGALTPGRLIEAPKGTPMTNLYLSLLDRMGAKAQRIGDSTGVFDKV; encoded by the coding sequence ATGACCCCGCGACGCACATTCCTGAAAGGCATCGCCGCCACGCTGGCACTTCCGTCATTGCCATCATTGGCCCAGACCGTCGCCAAGGCCGGCCCACCCACGCGGATGGCGTTCATCTACATCCCGAATGGCGTGAACCTCGACCTGTGGCGACCCACCGGCAGCGGCAAGGACTACGCGATCTCGAAAACCCTCGAACCTCTCGCCGAACTCCGCGAGCACTTCTCCGTTCTCCGCGGCCTCGATCATGACAAGGCCTTCGCCAATGGCGACGGCGCCGGCGACCACGCCCGCGCCAATGCAACCTTCCTGACCGGTTGCCAGGCCCGAAAAACCGCCGGCGCAGACATCCAGCTCGGCGAGTCCGTCGATCAAATCGCAGCCCGCCAGATCGGCCATCTCACACGACTGCCATCACTCGAGCTCTCCACCGATCCCGCGCGCAGTTCCGGCAACTGCGACTCCGGCTACTCCTGCGCCTATCAGTTCAATCTCTCCTGGATCAACGACACCACCCCTGCCCCGGCAGAGCGCGATCCACGGCTGGTCTTTGAAAAGATGTTCGGCTCCGGCAATGAGAAGGAAGACGCACGCCGCCGAGCCTATCGCAAGAGCATCCTCGACTTCGTCATGGCGGATGCGAAGCGAATGCAATCACGACTCGGCTCCACCGACCGCGGCAAGATGGACGAGTATCTCACCGCCGTGCGCGATGTGGAGCAACGCATCGCACGCGCGGAGAAATTCCGAACCGAAGTCCCCGAGGACAAGCGCCCGAACGGCGTGCCGGAAACCTACGGCGAGCACATGCGCATGATGTTCGACCTCATGCACCTCGCCTTCCAGACCGATACCACCCGCGTCTCCACCTTCCTGCTCGCGCACGATGGTTCAAACCGCACGTTCGCTGAGGTGGATGTCAATTCCGCGCATCACGAGCTATCCCATCACCGCGGCAACCCGCAGACTCTCGAAAGCATCGGCAAGATCGATCACTTCTACGTCGAACAACTCGCCTACTTCCTGAAGAAGATGCGCGACACCCCCGATGGCGAAGGATCGCTCCTCGATCACTCCATGATCGTCTACGGCGGCGGTATCGCCGATGGCAACCGCCACAATCACGACGACCTCCCCGTACTGCTCGCCGGCAAGGGCAACGGAGCTCTCACTCCCGGCCGCCTCATCGAAGCCCCGAAAGGCACGCCGATGACCAATCTCTACCTCTCGCTCCTCGATCGCATGGGTGCCAAAGCCCAGCGCATCGGCGACTCGACGGGAGTGTTCGACAAGGTTTGA